Proteins encoded by one window of Nicotiana tabacum cultivar K326 chromosome 10, ASM71507v2, whole genome shotgun sequence:
- the LOC107806165 gene encoding 3-ketoacyl-CoA synthase 2-like — protein sequence MSQQTFHFPNQQSFAINSPINNAASIAHMLKLVIFGTMFSTIDLMELIIIYPKLFLILVPTLIIVIFWYVFCKSTAGSRIFLVDFACYKPQNNQQICRQNFLNRSSRELKFNSDTLKFMDRILQRSGLGDKTYVSKGLLSDPMDMSTKAAKEEVEMAVFGAIDELLLKTGVRCEEIGILVSVCGVFNIMPSLSSVIVKRYKLREDIRSYNMTGMGCSAGLIALGLVQNLLKVHDNSYALLVTTESTTDNVYKGNDRSKLLSNCVFRVGAVALLLSNKPSDQNTCKYELVHTVRSQTANTDRSYNCIFMEEDEQGHRGISINKDLLYAAMKTIRSNISTVAPLVLPLSEQFRYLMNIIVRRFRTGSKMEPYNLEFSRAIDHFFPHVGGKPVLDDLQKKLGFSDEQMEASRMTLYRFGNTSNSSIWYEVAYVEAKGRVKKGDTLWQIAFGSGFKCSSVIWRATRSIDRDEMNPWRDEIDEFPVDVSKIGALSDLFVASK from the exons ATGAGCCAACAGACCTTCCACTTTCCTAATCAACAATCCTTCGCTATAAATTCACCCATAAACAATGCTGCTAGCATAGCTCATATGCTGAAACTCGTCATATTTGGCACCATGTTTTCGACGATCGATCTCATGGAATTGATCATAATATACCCTAAGCTTTTCCTCATTTTAGTGCCAACTTTAATAATTGTCATATTTTGGTATGTATTTTGCAAAAGCACGGCCGGGTCAAGAATTTTCCTGGTAGATTTTGCATGTTACAAGCCCCAGAATAACCAGCAAATTTGCAGACAAAATTTTCTCAACAGAAGCAGCAGAGAACTAAAGTTTAACAGTGACACACTGAAGTTCATGGACAGGATCTTGCAAAGATCTGGCTTAGGAGATAAAACGTATGTTTCTAAAGGCTTGTTAAGCGATCCTATGGATATGAGCACAAAAGCTGCTAAGGAAGAAGTGGAGATGGCGGTTTTCGGAGCCATAGATGAGCTTCTGCTGAAAACTGGAGTTAGATGTGAGGAAATAGGTATATTGGTTTCTGTCTGCGGCGTTTTCAATATTATGCCATCATTGTCAAGTGTCATAGTGAAACGTTACAAGCTAAGAGAAGATATCCGCAGCTATAATATGACAGGAATGGGGTGCAGTGCTGGTCTTATTGCCTTAGGACTTGTTCAAAATCTACTCAAG GTACATGATAATTCCTATGCCCTATTAGTAACGACTGAGAGCACCACAGACAACGTATACAAAGGCAATGACCGGTCAAAATTGTTAAGCAATTGCGTATTTCGTGTTGGTGCGGTCGCCCTTCTCCTCTCCAACAAACCGTCCGATCAGAATACCTGCAAGTATGAGCTCGTCCACACCGTCCGATCTCAAACAGCAAACACCGATCGCTCCTACAACTGTATTTTCATGGAAGAAGATGAACAAGGACACCGAGGAATCTCGATTAACAAAGATCTCTTGTACGCAGCTATGAAAACCATTCGATCAAACATATCCACTGTAGCTCCCCTAGTCCTTCCTCTATCTGAGCAATTCCGTTACTTGATGAATATTATAGTGCGGCGCTTTCGCACGGGAAGTAAAATGGAGCCTTATAATCTTGAGTTCTCCAGAGCAATCGATCACTTCTTCCCACACGTCGGCGGGAAACCAGTGTTGGATGATTTGCAGAAGAAACTGGGATTTAGCGATGAACAAATGGAAGCTTCTAGAATGACATTATACAGATTTGGTAACACTTCCAACAGTTCGATTTGGTATGAAGTGGCTTATGTGGAGGCGAAAGGTAGGGTGAAAAAGGGAGACACATTGTGGCAGATTGCATTCGGGTCGGGTTTCAAATGTAGCAGTGTGATTTGGCGGGCGACCCGATCCATTGATCGCGACGAGATGAATCCATGGCGCGATGAAATTGATGAGTTCCCCGTAGATGTTAGCAAGATCGGAGCACTCTCAGACCTATTCGTTGCTTCCAAGTAG